A single genomic interval of Desulfobaccales bacterium harbors:
- a CDS encoding tetratricopeptide repeat protein, with protein MPKKGKPPKKGKPPKLGELIHQEIFRRYGIPGLVVLFVLLAAAYVYWDWEKVKTLPGVKPVVTHFTRWPIRKADPNRYSILVAHLENDAQREHELLIIEALKEFEGVQTLRLDRTIPLEGPVPEVMEKRGQEEAQRYLKESGASVLIWGAVLSRGSSTVYKLYWTPAAGEARKPERYAAPLAEAQLSLPEVFWGDLAEILRLQVTSGATELEAQEGRYVADRLPPFIARVKQLLKASGERPGWNADARGATLVILGTAQHKLGEQSGQKRHLEEAITTHRAALKEYTRERAPLQWALTQNNLGSALCRLGERESGMERLKEAVAAYQEALKEGTRERVPLDWALTQYNLGNALQWLGAQHDGTEMLKETVSAYMSALEVLEATQAPYYVKKARASLLSAVALLREREKDKEVQSEFGPPANHGQDQTLILKSISPTNPFPSLIDQDPQGRWSSVGDGVGK; from the coding sequence ATGCCAAAGAAAGGCAAACCGCCAAAGAAAGGAAAGCCGCCAAAACTTGGTGAATTGATTCACCAGGAGATATTCCGTCGCTACGGCATTCCCGGCCTGGTCGTCCTTTTCGTCTTACTCGCAGCCGCTTATGTATATTGGGATTGGGAAAAGGTGAAAACCTTGCCTGGCGTTAAACCTGTCGTCACCCACTTCACCCGCTGGCCGATTCGCAAAGCCGACCCCAACCGCTATTCCATCCTGGTGGCCCACCTGGAGAATGACGCCCAACGGGAGCACGAGCTCCTGATCATCGAGGCCCTCAAGGAGTTCGAAGGGGTGCAGACTCTCAGGCTGGACCGGACCATCCCCTTGGAAGGGCCGGTGCCGGAGGTAATGGAAAAGCGGGGACAGGAAGAGGCTCAACGCTATCTCAAGGAGAGCGGGGCCTCTGTGCTCATCTGGGGGGCGGTCCTCAGTAGGGGGAGCAGCACGGTATACAAGCTGTATTGGACCCCGGCGGCAGGGGAGGCGCGGAAGCCGGAGCGCTATGCGGCGCCCCTGGCCGAGGCGCAGCTGAGCTTGCCGGAAGTCTTCTGGGGCGACCTAGCGGAAATCCTGCGCCTGCAAGTCACCTCAGGGGCGACGGAACTTGAGGCCCAGGAGGGGCGCTACGTGGCGGACAGGCTCCCCCCTTTCATTGCCCGGGTGAAACAGCTCCTGAAGGCCAGTGGTGAACGACCGGGCTGGAATGCGGATGCCAGGGGCGCCACGCTGGTGATCCTGGGTACTGCCCAGCATAAATTGGGCGAACAGAGCGGGCAGAAAAGGCACCTGGAAGAGGCGATAACGACCCACAGGGCAGCGCTCAAAGAGTATACCCGGGAGCGGGCGCCGCTTCAGTGGGCCTTGACCCAGAACAACCTGGGCTCTGCGCTCTGCAGGCTTGGGGAGCGGGAGAGCGGCATGGAAAGGCTAAAAGAGGCGGTGGCGGCCTACCAGGAGGCGCTCAAGGAAGGGACCCGTGAGCGGGTGCCTCTGGACTGGGCCCTAACGCAGTACAATCTGGGTAACGCGCTTCAGTGGCTGGGAGCACAGCATGATGGGACGGAAATGCTAAAAGAGACGGTATCAGCCTACATGAGCGCTTTGGAGGTCCTCGAAGCGACCCAGGCCCCTTACTACGTGAAAAAAGCTAGAGCCAGCCTGCTGAGCGCCGTGGCCCTGCTGCGGGAGAGGGAAAAAGATAAGGAAGTTCAGAGTGAGTTCGGCCCACCAGCGAACCACGGGCAAGACCAGACCTTAATTTTAAAATCTATAAGCCCCACAAATCCATTCCCGAGCTTAATAGACCAAGACCCGCAGGGCCGTTGGTCCTCCGTGGGTGACGGAGTGGGAAAGTAG
- a CDS encoding type II toxin-antitoxin system HicB family antitoxin, with the protein MGEIMKFRAMIKQSDDWWIGWLVDLPGVNAQEKTREELLESLKIGAEDLLSTAVPFEAEAQMTTIDISAPEWGLENVR; encoded by the coding sequence ATGGGTGAAATAATGAAATTCAGGGCCATGATTAAGCAAAGCGATGATTGGTGGATCGGTTGGCTGGTCGATCTTCCCGGGGTCAATGCCCAGGAGAAGACCCGGGAAGAATTGCTGGAGTCCCTAAAAATAGGAGCCGAAGACCTGTTGAGCACTGCAGTGCCCTTTGAAGCCGAGGCCCAGATGACCACTATTGACATTTCCGCGCCGGAATGGGGCCTGGAAAATGTGCGATAG
- a CDS encoding type II toxin-antitoxin system HicA family toxin produces MAGLVRLGWKIKRTSKTSGSHRTLSRSGWPDVVFAFHDNEEIGPKMLARIAKVTGLTPEDL; encoded by the coding sequence TTGGCAGGTTTGGTGAGGCTTGGCTGGAAGATCAAGAGAACGTCGAAAACCTCCGGATCCCACCGCACTTTGTCTCGGAGCGGCTGGCCCGACGTCGTGTTCGCCTTTCATGATAATGAAGAAATCGGGCCGAAGATGCTGGCCCGCATTGCCAAGGTTACCGGCCTTACCCCCGAGGACTTATGA
- a CDS encoding DUF6557 family protein, with amino-acid sequence MKLSELISRYTWQEVEPAYAELYPKEKRKRKRAREAFEYIQYLKLIDSKMRIHIEYREDEESGYHDVLGRDGSLREDGQEESYSLFLVEWDEWLGMEIETETLGKYSELDILCHVFWEMTWCGYSMEKVKKFRKKLERSSKSKKEDFIPFDPTMLGQEDGTYQD; translated from the coding sequence ATGAAGTTGTCGGAGCTTATATCTCGATACACCTGGCAAGAAGTTGAGCCAGCTTATGCGGAACTATACCCTAAGGAGAAAAGGAAAAGAAAGAGAGCCCGGGAGGCTTTCGAATATATTCAATATCTTAAGCTCATAGATTCTAAGATGCGGATTCATATTGAGTACCGGGAAGATGAAGAAAGCGGCTATCATGACGTTTTGGGCAGAGACGGCAGTCTTAGGGAGGATGGGCAGGAAGAAAGCTACAGCCTGTTTCTAGTGGAATGGGACGAGTGGCTGGGGATGGAAATTGAGACGGAGACCCTGGGAAAATATTCCGAGTTGGACATCTTGTGCCATGTTTTTTGGGAAATGACCTGGTGTGGCTATTCCATGGAAAAGGTTAAAAAATTCAGGAAAAAACTTGAGCGGTCCTCGAAGAGTAAAAAAGAGGATTTTATTCCCTTCGATCCCACTATGTTGGGGCAAGAAGATGGAACCTATCAGGATTAG
- a CDS encoding FAD-dependent oxidoreductase, with amino-acid sequence MSKESIVFKAHELQDGEMREVVVGETKVLVVRLKGRFYAIGAECTHYGGPLIDGALSGRRVVCAWHQAAFDVMTGNLEEPPALDAQPCFDVRVEDDDVILKVPDAAENRRTPTMVRRDPADSRTFVILGAGAAGNAAAETLRQDGFQGRIVMITGEPHLPYDRPNLSKGYLSGEAGPDALPWRTAEFYRDHDIEVLLGQSVTQVDPRRKTLTFAGGGSLAYDALLLATGGLPRKLDLPGAQWPNVLTLRSLDDADAIIAAASPASRVVVIGAGFIGMEAAASLTKRGLSVTVVGSRPVPLERQLGAEIGGMLQEVHTEHGVAFRLGRTPVRFEGNGRTHAVVLDDGDTLPADLVLVGLGINPATQMLTGLELNPDGSVSVDKHLRVTDGLYAAGDLARFPDWRDGAPIRIEHWRLAAQHGRVAAHNMAGRPVEYAGVPFFWSEQFDLFLQYVGYASAWDAVLIHGDLQTRNFIAYYVKADQVLAAAGLQHDRLLAAISELMRLNHLPSAEEVRRNPGFDPVARLKALQT; translated from the coding sequence ATGTCCAAGGAATCCATCGTCTTCAAGGCGCACGAGCTGCAGGATGGTGAGATGCGTGAGGTGGTCGTGGGGGAGACCAAGGTCTTGGTGGTCCGCCTCAAAGGCCGATTCTATGCTATTGGCGCGGAATGCACCCACTATGGCGGTCCCCTCATCGACGGCGCCTTAAGCGGTCGCCGGGTAGTCTGTGCCTGGCATCAGGCCGCCTTCGATGTGATGACCGGCAACCTGGAAGAGCCTCCGGCCCTGGATGCCCAGCCCTGCTTTGATGTGCGGGTGGAAGACGACGACGTCATCCTCAAGGTGCCGGACGCTGCGGAAAACCGGCGCACCCCCACCATGGTGCGGCGCGACCCCGCCGACAGCCGCACTTTTGTAATCCTGGGGGCCGGGGCTGCGGGCAACGCCGCCGCGGAAACCCTGCGCCAAGACGGCTTTCAGGGCCGCATCGTGATGATCACCGGTGAGCCGCATCTGCCTTACGACCGCCCCAACCTGAGCAAAGGCTACTTAAGCGGCGAAGCCGGTCCCGATGCCCTGCCATGGAGGACTGCCGAGTTCTACCGTGACCACGACATCGAGGTCCTTTTGGGGCAATCCGTCACCCAAGTGGACCCCCGGCGCAAAACCCTTACCTTTGCCGGCGGCGGCTCCCTCGCTTATGACGCCCTGCTCCTGGCCACCGGAGGTCTGCCCCGCAAACTCGACCTTCCCGGGGCCCAATGGCCCAACGTCTTGACCTTAAGAAGCCTCGACGACGCCGATGCCATCATCGCGGCCGCAAGCCCTGCCTCCCGGGTGGTAGTTATCGGCGCCGGCTTCATCGGCATGGAAGCGGCAGCAAGCCTCACCAAACGAGGGCTATCCGTGACCGTGGTAGGCTCCCGCCCTGTCCCTTTAGAACGGCAGTTGGGCGCGGAAATCGGCGGAATGCTCCAAGAGGTCCATACCGAGCACGGCGTCGCCTTCCGCCTGGGCCGCACTCCGGTCCGCTTTGAGGGTAACGGCCGGACGCACGCCGTGGTCCTGGATGACGGCGACACCCTGCCCGCCGACCTGGTGCTGGTGGGTTTGGGGATCAATCCCGCCACCCAGATGCTCACGGGCCTCGAACTCAACCCGGACGGCAGCGTCTCCGTGGATAAGCATCTGAGGGTCACCGACGGGTTGTACGCCGCCGGCGACTTGGCCCGCTTTCCCGACTGGCGCGACGGCGCCCCCATCCGCATTGAGCACTGGCGCCTGGCCGCACAGCATGGCCGGGTAGCAGCGCATAATATGGCCGGCCGCCCCGTTGAATATGCCGGCGTGCCCTTTTTCTGGAGTGAGCAGTTCGATCTCTTCCTCCAGTACGTGGGCTACGCCTCAGCCTGGGACGCCGTCCTGATCCATGGGGACCTGCAGACCCGCAATTTCATAGCCTACTATGTGAAAGCCGACCAAGTGCTGGCCGCCGCGGGGCTCCAACACGACCGCCTACTCGCGGCCATCTCCGAATTAATGCGCCTCAACCACCTGCCCTCAGCCGAGGAAGTGCGCCGTAACCCAGGCTTTGACCCCGTAGCCCGCCTCAAAGCCCTGCAGACCTAA
- a CDS encoding DUF4258 domain-containing protein → MKIRFYLDPETGQPHILKHGVAENEIAEVLSRPGEDRPGQEGSRVAIGQTSSGRYLRIIYVPDPKPNSIFVITAYELKGKPLIAYRRRRRKIK, encoded by the coding sequence ATGAAAATTCGTTTTTATCTTGACCCAGAAACGGGTCAACCGCATATTCTTAAACATGGCGTAGCTGAGAATGAAATTGCAGAGGTGCTGAGCAGGCCAGGAGAGGATCGGCCAGGGCAAGAAGGCTCCCGGGTAGCAATTGGCCAGACCTCATCCGGACGTTATTTGCGGATTATCTATGTTCCCGATCCAAAACCCAATAGTATTTTTGTCATTACCGCCTATGAATTGAAGGGGAAGCCTTTAATCGCCTATCGGAGGCGTCGAAGGAAAATAAAATGA
- the guaB gene encoding IMP dehydrogenase, which yields MAPDPIPYAFTFDDVLLLPGASSVLPSEADLSTRLTRSISLNIPLLSSAMDTVTEADTAISLARQGGIGILHRNMTIEAQALEAEKVKKSESGMIIDPVTIGPEARIADVLQLMERYRISGIPVVEGKKLVGIVTNRDLRFETNLEQKVKEVMTKDHLVTAQVGITLEDSKALLHKYRIEKLLVVDEDGNLTGLITIKDIEKIRKYPQSCKDDFGRLRVGAAIGVGADREARIEALIKAGVDVIVIDTAHGHSWRVIETVEDTRRNFPGVQLIAGNVATAGGARDLIKAGVDAVKVGVGPGSICTTRVIAGVGVPQLTAIMDCAKATRAADIPLVADGGIKYSGDLTKALAAGADVIMIGSLFAGTEESPGETVIFQGRSYKIYRGMGSVEAMKAGSRDRYCQEDVNLENKLVPEGIVGRVPSRGKLAEVVFQLMGGLRSGMGYVGARTIKELQAKAKFVRISPAGLKESHVHDVIIMKEAPNYWVD from the coding sequence ATGGCGCCAGATCCCATTCCCTACGCGTTTACCTTCGATGATGTGCTGCTGCTGCCGGGGGCCTCTTCGGTGCTGCCCAGCGAAGCGGATCTCAGCACCCGGTTGACCCGGAGCATATCCCTCAATATTCCGCTGCTTAGTTCTGCCATGGACACGGTCACCGAAGCGGACACAGCCATCTCCTTGGCCCGCCAGGGCGGTATCGGTATTTTGCATCGCAACATGACCATCGAGGCCCAGGCCCTGGAGGCGGAAAAGGTCAAAAAGTCGGAGTCCGGGATGATCATCGACCCGGTGACCATCGGGCCCGAGGCCCGGATCGCCGATGTCTTGCAACTGATGGAACGCTACCGCATCTCCGGCATCCCGGTGGTGGAGGGCAAGAAACTGGTGGGCATCGTCACCAACCGGGACCTGCGCTTTGAAACCAACCTGGAGCAAAAGGTCAAAGAGGTGATGACCAAAGACCACCTGGTCACCGCCCAGGTGGGCATCACCCTGGAGGATTCCAAGGCCTTGCTGCATAAATACCGCATCGAAAAACTCCTGGTGGTGGACGAAGACGGCAACCTCACCGGGCTTATCACCATCAAGGATATCGAGAAGATCCGTAAATATCCCCAATCTTGCAAAGACGACTTCGGCCGCCTGCGGGTGGGGGCCGCCATCGGGGTGGGGGCGGACCGGGAGGCTCGCATTGAGGCTCTGATCAAGGCCGGCGTGGATGTCATCGTTATCGATACCGCACATGGGCATTCTTGGCGGGTGATCGAGACCGTGGAGGATACCAGGCGGAACTTCCCCGGCGTACAGTTGATCGCCGGCAACGTCGCCACCGCCGGAGGCGCCCGGGACCTCATCAAGGCCGGGGTCGACGCGGTCAAGGTAGGGGTGGGTCCCGGTTCCATCTGCACCACCCGGGTGATCGCCGGGGTAGGCGTGCCTCAGTTGACCGCCATCATGGACTGCGCCAAAGCGACCCGGGCGGCGGACATCCCCCTGGTGGCCGACGGCGGCATCAAGTACTCCGGCGACCTAACCAAGGCCCTGGCCGCGGGCGCCGACGTGATCATGATCGGCAGCCTCTTTGCCGGCACCGAAGAATCCCCCGGGGAGACCGTAATCTTCCAGGGCCGCAGCTACAAGATTTACCGGGGCATGGGGTCCGTGGAGGCCATGAAGGCCGGCAGCCGGGACCGCTATTGCCAGGAAGACGTCAACCTGGAGAATAAACTGGTGCCCGAAGGCATTGTGGGCCGGGTGCCGTCCCGGGGGAAACTGGCGGAGGTCGTCTTCCAGCTCATGGGGGGCCTCCGGTCCGGCATGGGTTACGTGGGCGCCAGGACCATCAAGGAACTTCAGGCCAAGGCCAAATTCGTGCGCATCAGCCCCGCGGGCCTCAAGGAATCACACGTCCACGACGTTATCATCATGAAAGAAGCGCCCAATTACTGGGTGGATTAG
- the hpt gene encoding hypoxanthine phosphoribosyltransferase, with product MGTNKRCLISKEAIARRVAELGEQIGRDYTGRDLVMVGVLKGVFIFMADLVRALPFSVEVDFVRLCSYGSDTTTSGEVHITKDVELSLTDRDVLIVEDIVDTGLSMAFLKRHLASHRPRSVKICCLIDKKERREVEVPLDYVGFPIEKGFLVGYGLDCGEQSRTLPEIFVLEKD from the coding sequence ATGGGTACCAATAAGCGTTGCCTCATCTCTAAAGAAGCTATTGCCCGGCGGGTGGCGGAACTGGGAGAGCAGATCGGCCGGGATTATACCGGCCGGGACCTGGTCATGGTGGGAGTCCTGAAAGGGGTGTTCATTTTTATGGCCGACCTGGTGCGGGCCCTGCCTTTTTCCGTGGAAGTGGATTTTGTGCGCCTTTGCAGTTACGGGTCCGACACTACCACGTCCGGCGAGGTGCATATCACCAAGGACGTGGAACTATCTCTCACGGACCGGGATGTCCTGATCGTAGAGGATATTGTCGACACAGGTCTCAGCATGGCTTTCCTTAAACGTCACCTGGCCAGCCACCGGCCCCGCTCGGTCAAAATCTGCTGCCTCATTGACAAAAAAGAGCGCCGGGAAGTGGAGGTCCCCCTTGATTACGTGGGCTTTCCCATAGAAAAAGGCTTTCTGGTGGGCTACGGTCTGGATTGCGGCGAACAGAGCCGCACCCTGCCGGAAATTTTTGTCCTTGAAAAGGATTGA
- a CDS encoding glycosyltransferase, which produces MKIDLHVHSKYSTRPSQWVLQKLGCQECYTEPLAIYRIAKEKGMTAVTITDHNTIQGVLEICHLPDTFISEEVTSYFPDGCKVHIPVYQIDERQHADIQKARTNIFDLVAYLNEEEITHTLAHPIWAVNNRLTLAHFEQLLLLFKNFELNGARDARLNDWLKIILSILSPADMDKMMETYKLTPPFPNPWEKNFTGGSDDHSSINIARMFTEVEMAPNLTEYFRGLNQGRAEIRGQASTPLTLAYNIYSIAYQFYKSKYKLGDNHSYSNIFSQVFERILDSNFEQKAGFSTLYYIGNKIRNMVKCTPKDDSIISLITDEVAKIPCIELNGGTENKWYEIINMVSVNILKQFNKSFRKALTGAHFIELVNSITSSGLVYMGLSPYFAAYTSFAGDRQLGQEIVDRFLEGKHSRVPQSDRIKLAHFTDTFYEINGVGLTLQRQVEAAVQANKKYTIITCDKAGHAHQKGVKSFTPIGVFHLPEYKEQKLFHPPVLEILNYCYKNNFTHIKAATPGPMGLTALAVARMLQLPIWGTYHTALPQYAQYLTDDGIMVDLMWKYIVWFYNQMDVVYVPSRSTAEELAAKGINPDKMKVYPRGVDVQRFNPDKRNGFLQSRYHLAEGTKLLYVGRVSKEKDLELLGRAFKTLTQTHADLHLVVVGDGPYLEEMRQDLADTPCLFTGYLEGEDLAEVYASCDLFLFPSATDTFGNVVLEAQASGLPVIVTDSGGPRENVLPGQTGLIIPAHDEAALRQAVEKLIADPENLKEMGRLARDYVRERSFDHAFQQSWELYEEKAAN; this is translated from the coding sequence ATGAAGATCGACTTGCATGTCCATTCCAAATATTCCACGCGGCCGTCTCAATGGGTGTTGCAAAAATTGGGCTGCCAGGAATGCTACACGGAACCGTTGGCGATCTATCGCATTGCCAAAGAAAAAGGCATGACCGCGGTCACCATTACCGACCACAACACCATCCAGGGTGTTCTGGAAATCTGCCATCTGCCCGATACCTTCATCAGCGAGGAAGTGACCAGTTATTTCCCGGACGGCTGTAAGGTGCACATCCCGGTGTATCAGATCGATGAACGGCAACATGCGGATATCCAGAAAGCCCGGACCAACATCTTTGATCTGGTGGCTTATCTCAATGAAGAAGAGATTACCCACACCCTGGCCCATCCCATCTGGGCGGTGAATAATCGCCTTACCCTGGCCCATTTCGAGCAGCTGCTCCTGTTGTTCAAAAACTTCGAACTGAATGGGGCGCGGGATGCCCGTTTGAATGATTGGCTAAAGATTATTTTGTCCATTCTCTCCCCCGCTGATATGGATAAAATGATGGAGACCTACAAGCTGACCCCGCCGTTTCCCAACCCTTGGGAAAAGAATTTCACCGGGGGGTCCGACGATCACAGCTCCATCAATATTGCCCGGATGTTTACCGAAGTGGAAATGGCGCCTAATCTCACCGAGTATTTCCGGGGACTGAACCAGGGCCGGGCGGAAATCCGCGGCCAGGCCTCCACCCCCTTAACCCTGGCCTATAACATCTACAGCATTGCCTATCAGTTTTATAAAAGTAAATACAAGTTGGGTGACAACCATTCTTATTCCAATATTTTTTCTCAAGTTTTTGAAAGAATACTAGATTCGAATTTCGAGCAGAAAGCGGGTTTTTCTACGTTGTATTATATCGGTAACAAAATTCGCAATATGGTTAAATGCACCCCCAAAGATGATTCCATCATATCCTTAATTACCGACGAAGTTGCGAAGATCCCGTGTATAGAATTGAATGGCGGCACGGAGAATAAATGGTATGAGATCATCAATATGGTTTCGGTGAATATTTTAAAGCAATTCAACAAGAGTTTCCGCAAGGCCTTAACGGGTGCCCATTTTATTGAATTAGTGAATTCCATTACTTCCAGCGGGCTGGTCTACATGGGATTGTCACCTTACTTCGCCGCCTACACTTCCTTTGCCGGGGACCGGCAACTGGGCCAGGAGATCGTCGACCGCTTCTTAGAAGGCAAGCATTCCCGGGTCCCTCAGTCGGACCGCATCAAGCTGGCCCATTTCACCGACACTTTCTATGAAATCAACGGGGTGGGCCTCACGTTGCAGCGCCAGGTTGAAGCCGCGGTGCAGGCCAACAAAAAATACACCATCATCACCTGTGACAAAGCCGGGCATGCGCACCAAAAAGGCGTCAAGAGCTTCACCCCCATCGGGGTCTTTCACTTGCCGGAGTATAAGGAGCAGAAACTCTTTCATCCGCCGGTTTTGGAGATCCTCAATTATTGCTATAAAAACAATTTTACCCATATTAAGGCCGCCACGCCGGGCCCCATGGGACTCACCGCCCTGGCCGTGGCCCGCATGCTGCAACTCCCCATTTGGGGCACCTATCACACCGCGCTTCCCCAGTATGCCCAGTACCTCACGGATGACGGCATCATGGTTGACCTGATGTGGAAGTACATCGTCTGGTTTTATAACCAGATGGATGTGGTCTATGTGCCCTCCCGGAGCACGGCCGAGGAACTGGCCGCCAAAGGCATTAACCCTGATAAAATGAAGGTCTATCCCCGGGGAGTCGATGTCCAGCGCTTCAATCCGGACAAACGCAACGGCTTCCTGCAAAGCCGTTATCACCTGGCGGAGGGCACGAAGCTCCTCTATGTGGGCCGGGTCTCCAAAGAAAAGGACCTGGAGCTCTTGGGGCGCGCCTTCAAGACTTTGACCCAGACCCATGCCGATCTCCACCTGGTGGTGGTGGGCGACGGTCCTTATCTGGAAGAGATGCGCCAGGATTTAGCGGACACTCCCTGCCTGTTTACCGGCTACCTCGAAGGGGAAGACCTGGCGGAGGTCTATGCTTCCTGTGACCTGTTCCTCTTTCCCAGCGCCACGGATACCTTTGGCAACGTGGTGTTGGAGGCCCAGGCTTCGGGCCTGCCCGTGATTGTCACCGATTCAGGGGGTCCCCGGGAAAATGTCCTCCCCGGCCAAACCGGCCTCATTATCCCCGCGCATGACGAAGCCGCCTTGCGTCAGGCCGTGGAGAAGCTGATTGCCGATCCCGAGAATTTAAAGGAGATGGGCCGGCTGGCCCGGGATTATGTCCGGGAGCGCTCCTTTGACCACGCTTTTCAGCAATCCTGGGAGCTCTACGAAGAAAAAGCCGCCAACTGA
- a CDS encoding phosphatidylserine decarboxylase, with the protein MIPGLLITGTLILAGFLYWRYVWFFRNPDRVAPLGENIVSPADGTVVYVKGIAPEQDVITIKQGVQARVADIVREDLALPKILVGIFMSPFSVHYNRVPLAGRVEFVHHHPPLFKNRCMASMHWRTLLRRPPFYTNSLHILSNERTVTRLWGKFKEKALPYYVVQIAGKSVRGIDSYVRVGQLLEKGVTFGMIRIGSQVDLVVPQVAGMQVVVQPGDKVRAGETILIN; encoded by the coding sequence ATGATTCCGGGGTTGCTCATCACCGGGACCCTCATCCTGGCTGGTTTCCTTTATTGGCGTTACGTCTGGTTTTTTCGCAACCCCGACCGGGTGGCACCGCTGGGTGAAAACATCGTGAGCCCGGCCGACGGCACCGTGGTCTATGTCAAAGGGATCGCCCCCGAACAAGACGTCATCACCATCAAGCAGGGGGTGCAGGCCCGGGTCGCGGATATCGTGCGGGAAGACCTGGCCCTGCCCAAGATCCTGGTGGGCATCTTTATGAGCCCCTTCAGCGTCCATTATAACCGGGTCCCCCTGGCCGGCCGCGTTGAGTTCGTCCATCATCACCCGCCTCTGTTTAAAAACCGCTGCATGGCCTCCATGCATTGGCGCACCCTCTTGCGCCGCCCGCCCTTCTATACGAACTCCCTGCACATTTTAAGCAACGAGAGGACGGTGACCAGGCTCTGGGGCAAATTCAAAGAAAAAGCACTGCCCTATTACGTCGTGCAAATTGCCGGCAAAAGCGTCCGGGGCATCGACAGTTATGTCCGGGTTGGGCAACTTCTGGAAAAAGGCGTCACCTTCGGCATGATCCGCATCGGCTCTCAGGTGGATCTGGTGGTGCCGCAAGTCGCTGGCATGCAGGTCGTGGTCCAACCGGGAGATAAAGTGCGGGCTGGGGAAACTATATTAATCAACTAA
- a CDS encoding class I SAM-dependent methyltransferase produces MNFMNLKTKHKESSENGVGQKKEYFSLNEDLLRDVFQFAKPFGHNENSKKLNLGFGFIYYGVVRALKPKHIVVIGSGYGYSVVCLALGLKDNARGMLTFIDPAYSLIKDGPLHTIGGRGMWSDADQVQRHFQRFGLENIVTHHRRRSDEFFPAYPSFNLPPIDLAFIDGSHAFKDVKYDFLQVLEQSHKNTYIFLHDTNIYIRELIKHAGVKKWLNFLNKQEDHFELINFPFSSGVALVRVKDAAFGKKLL; encoded by the coding sequence ATGAACTTTATGAATCTCAAGACCAAACATAAAGAATCTAGTGAGAATGGGGTTGGACAGAAAAAAGAGTACTTCAGTTTAAATGAAGACCTGCTTCGGGATGTTTTTCAATTTGCCAAACCTTTTGGACATAATGAAAATAGTAAAAAGCTCAATTTAGGCTTTGGTTTTATTTATTATGGCGTCGTGCGGGCTCTCAAACCCAAGCATATCGTAGTCATCGGCTCCGGCTACGGTTACAGCGTCGTCTGTCTGGCTCTGGGGCTCAAAGACAACGCCAGGGGGATGCTCACCTTTATCGATCCTGCCTACTCCTTGATCAAGGACGGTCCCCTGCATACCATCGGCGGGCGCGGCATGTGGAGTGATGCGGACCAGGTGCAGCGCCACTTTCAACGCTTCGGGCTGGAAAATATTGTCACCCACCACCGCCGGCGCAGTGATGAATTCTTTCCGGCGTATCCCAGCTTCAACCTGCCTCCCATTGATCTGGCCTTCATCGATGGCAGCCATGCCTTTAAAGATGTTAAATACGACTTCCTGCAGGTCTTGGAGCAATCCCACAAGAATACCTACATCTTTCTCCATGACACCAACATCTATATCCGGGAACTGATCAAACACGCGGGCGTCAAAAAATGGCTGAACTTCCTCAACAAGCAGGAAGACCATTTTGAGCTGATCAATTTCCCCTTTTCCTCCGGGGTGGCCCTTGTCCGTGTCAAGGACGCCGCCTTTGGCAAGAAACTCCTATGA